From a single Cyprinus carpio isolate SPL01 chromosome A3, ASM1834038v1, whole genome shotgun sequence genomic region:
- the LOC109071456 gene encoding RNA-binding protein with serine-rich domain 1 isoform X2 — MAPSPTKRRERSEDKPRERGKEKAAVKEGAEKERGRDKIRKRRSNSTGSSSSRSSSSSSSSSGSSSGSSSGSSSSSGSSHSGSSSSSRSSSSSGSSGSPSPSRRRHDNRRRSRSKSKSQKRADDKERKRRSPSPKPTKLHLGRLTRNVTKEHIQEIFSTYGKIKMIDMPPDRLHPNLSKGYAYVEYESPEDAQKALKHMDGGQIDGQEITATAVLAQRIRPVPRRPSPPRRMPPPPPMWRRTPPRMRRRSRSPRRRSPVRRRSRSRSPGRRRHRSRSSSNSSR; from the exons AT GGCTCCGTCACCGACCAAGCGCAGAGAGCGTTCAGAGGACAAACCCAGGGAACGAGGGAAGGAGAAGGCTGCTGTGAAAGAGGGAGCGGAGAAGGAGCGAGGCCGGGACAAGATCCGCAAGCGCCGCAGCAACTCCaccggcagcagcagcagcag atccagctccagctccagcagCAGCTCTGGATCCAGCTCGGGCTCGTCCAGCGGGTCCAGCTCTTCTTCTGGTTCCAGTCACTCTGGTTCGTCCAGCTCCTCCCGTTCGTCTAGTTCATCCGGGTCCTCCGGGTCTCCCAGTCCGAGCCGCCGTCGCCACGACAACCGGCGCCGCTCGCGATCAAA GTCCAAATCACAAAAACGTGCTGACGataaagagaggaagaggaggagcccGAGCCCCAAACCCACCAAACTTCATCTGGGAAGACTCACCAGGAACGTAACCAAG GAACATATTCAAGAGATCTTTTCGACTTACGGCAAGATCAAGATGATTGACATGCCTCCGGACCGTTTGCACCCGAATCTGTCAAAGGGTTACGCTTATGTGGAATACGAGTCTCCAGAGGACGCCCAGAAAGCCCTGAAACACATGGACGGAG GTCAGATCGACGGTCAGGAAATCACAGCCACAGCTGTCCTGGCCCAGAGGATACGACCTGTGCCGAGAAGACCGTCACCTCCGCGCCGGATGCCTCCGCCGCCGCCCATGTGGCGCCGCACGCCGCCTCGCATGAGGAGAAG GTCTCGGTCTCCGCGGCGCCGCTCACCGGTGAGAAGACGTTCCCGCTCCAGGTCTCCGGGTCGCAGGAGACATCGTTCCCGCTCCAGTTCCAACTCGTCCCGTTAG
- the LOC109071456 gene encoding RNA-binding protein with serine-rich domain 1 isoform X1, translating to MAPSPTKRRERSEDKPRERGKEKAAVKEGAEKERGRDKIRKRRSNSTGSSSSRSSSSSSSSSGSSSGSSSGSSSSSGSSHSGSSSSSRSSSSSGSSGSPSPSRRRHDNRRRSRSKSKSQKRADDKERKRRSPSPKPTKLHLGRLTRNVTKEHIQEIFSTYGKIKMIDMPPDRLHPNLSKGYAYVEYESPEDAQKALKHMDGGQIDGQEITATAVLAQRIRPVPRRPSPPRRMPPPPPMWRRTPPRMRRRADSRPFLRSRSPRRRSPVRRRSRSRSPGRRRHRSRSSSNSSR from the exons AT GGCTCCGTCACCGACCAAGCGCAGAGAGCGTTCAGAGGACAAACCCAGGGAACGAGGGAAGGAGAAGGCTGCTGTGAAAGAGGGAGCGGAGAAGGAGCGAGGCCGGGACAAGATCCGCAAGCGCCGCAGCAACTCCaccggcagcagcagcagcag atccagctccagctccagcagCAGCTCTGGATCCAGCTCGGGCTCGTCCAGCGGGTCCAGCTCTTCTTCTGGTTCCAGTCACTCTGGTTCGTCCAGCTCCTCCCGTTCGTCTAGTTCATCCGGGTCCTCCGGGTCTCCCAGTCCGAGCCGCCGTCGCCACGACAACCGGCGCCGCTCGCGATCAAA GTCCAAATCACAAAAACGTGCTGACGataaagagaggaagaggaggagcccGAGCCCCAAACCCACCAAACTTCATCTGGGAAGACTCACCAGGAACGTAACCAAG GAACATATTCAAGAGATCTTTTCGACTTACGGCAAGATCAAGATGATTGACATGCCTCCGGACCGTTTGCACCCGAATCTGTCAAAGGGTTACGCTTATGTGGAATACGAGTCTCCAGAGGACGCCCAGAAAGCCCTGAAACACATGGACGGAG GTCAGATCGACGGTCAGGAAATCACAGCCACAGCTGTCCTGGCCCAGAGGATACGACCTGTGCCGAGAAGACCGTCACCTCCGCGCCGGATGCCTCCGCCGCCGCCCATGTGGCGCCGCACGCCGCCTCGCATGAGGAGAAG AGCTGACAGTCGTCCTTTTCTCAGGTCTCGGTCTCCGCGGCGCCGCTCACCGGTGAGAAGACGTTCCCGCTCCAGGTCTCCGGGTCGCAGGAGACATCGTTCCCGCTCCAGTTCCAACTCGTCCCGTTAG
- the LOC109070077 gene encoding probable G-protein coupled receptor 139 yields the protein MEHSHIFTVLSTNSSSWSPHGCPLGQFPVIYYSSLLCLGLPANILTVIILSQLVLRRQKSSYNYLLALAVADILVLLLIVFVDFLLEDFILGVPLPHSLNKVVQVLEFSSIHTSIWITVPLTVDRYIAVCHPLRYHTVSYPARTRKVILAVYVGCLITSIPYYWWPELWHGLPGTSASGRSSSAGQHVLVWVHCATVYLLPCSVFFSLNAIIVRKLRCRRNCFRLRGYSTGKTTAILLAITSVFAVLWAPRTLMILYHLYTAQPAMLEPARLLHLVTDVANMLALLNTGVNFFLYCFISKRFRRMAGTVLKALFRCRKQPPPFYASHNFSITSSPWISPANSHCIKMLVYQYDKNGKPVCISS from the exons ATGGAGCACAGCCACATCTTCACCGTGCTGTCCACCAACTCCAGTTCCTGGAGTCCTCATGGTTGCCCTCTCGGACAGTTTCCCGTCATCTACTACAGTTCCTTGCTGTGCCTCGGCCTGCCTG CAAACATCCTCACCGTGATCATCCTTTCTCAGCTGGTGCTGCGGCGACAGAAATCATCCTATAACTACCTGCTGGCCCTAGCTGTAGCCGACATCCTGGTCCTGTTGTTGATCGTGTTCGTGGACTTCCTGTTGGAAGACTTCATTCTCGGTGTGCCTCTGCCCCACTCGCTTAACAAAGTGGTGCAGGTGCTGGAGTTCTCCTCCATCCACACCTCCATCTGGATCACGGTTCCCCTGACCGTGGACCGCTACATCGCTGTGTGCCATCCGCTGCGCTACCACACTGTCTCCTACCCGGCCCGAACTCGTAAAGTGATCTTGGCGGTGTACGTTGGCTGCCTGATCACCAGCATCCCATATTACTGGTGGCCGGAGCTGTGGCACGGCCTGCCGGGAACAAGCGCTAGTGGCCGCAGCAGCAGTGCAGGCCAGCACGTGTTGGTTTGGGTCCACTGTGCAACGGTTTACCTGCTCCCCTGCTCCGTTTTCTTCTCACTGAATGCCATCATCGTACGCAAGCTCCGTTGCCGGCGTAACTGCTTCCGTCTGCGTGGCTACTCCACCGGAAAAACCACAGCCATCCTGCTGGCCATCACCTCAGTGTTTGCTGTGCTTTGGGCACCACGCACACTCATGATCCTTTACCACCTTTACACGGCCCAACCGGCAATGCTTGAACCAGCCAGGCTGCTGCATTTGGTCACAGACGTAGCGAACATGCTCGCGCTGCTCAACACAGGTGTCAACTTCTTCCTGTACTGCTTCATCAGCAAGCGTTTCCGCAGGATGGCCGGCACGGTGCTAAAGGCCCTTTTCCGATGCAGGAAGCAGCCGCCACCATTTTACGCCAGTCACAATTTCTCTATCACCAGCAGCCCTTGGATCTCACCAGCCAACTCACACTGCATCAAGATGCTGGTGTACCAGTACGACAAGAACGGCAAACCAGTCTGCATATCCTCCTGA